In Desulfobotulus pelophilus, the following proteins share a genomic window:
- the der gene encoding ribosome biogenesis GTPase Der, which yields MKPVVALVGRPNVGKSTLFNRMTRSRDAIVDDMAGVTRDRHFGEAMWEGRPFVLVDTGGFLSNDADSFAAHIRAQVEMALEDADHVVLVLDGKSGVSYYDRDLVDLLRAKGKPFFCIVNKIDGERHEIALTDFYALGIEEPFPVSAEHGYGFSDFMDALTEDMPLEDEGNDGQPEGPIRVAVVGRPNAGKSSLINRLLGEERMVVSEVAGTTRDSVDSLVEYGGKTYLFVDTAGIRRKGKVTHRVEKYSVIKALQSLERCDVALVLLDASEGVTDQDVRVAGYASDRGCGCIFVCNKWDLMPPEKKDVKRMKEELAMEAKFLGYAPVLTISALTGQRVIKLFPMIDKVYEQYISRVGTSHLNRIIEDATARTEPSLHNGKRIKFYFASQVRTSPPTFALVTNYPDAIHFSYKRYLVNQIREALGLDMTPIRIKFQERSGRTDYSDKRSKPSPELLRKLQAKRRSRKRRNR from the coding sequence ATGAAACCAGTGGTTGCCCTTGTGGGCCGTCCCAATGTGGGAAAATCCACCCTGTTCAATCGAATGACCCGTAGCCGTGATGCCATTGTGGATGATATGGCCGGTGTGACAAGGGATCGTCATTTTGGTGAAGCCATGTGGGAAGGCCGGCCTTTTGTTCTGGTGGATACGGGTGGGTTTCTTTCCAATGATGCGGATTCTTTTGCTGCCCACATCCGGGCACAGGTGGAGATGGCTCTGGAGGACGCGGACCATGTGGTGCTGGTTCTCGATGGTAAAAGCGGGGTTTCTTATTACGACAGGGATCTTGTTGATCTTTTGCGGGCAAAGGGGAAACCGTTTTTCTGTATAGTCAATAAAATTGACGGGGAGCGCCATGAGATTGCTCTTACTGATTTTTATGCCTTAGGAATTGAAGAGCCCTTTCCTGTTTCCGCTGAGCATGGGTATGGTTTTTCGGATTTTATGGACGCCCTTACGGAAGACATGCCACTGGAAGATGAGGGGAATGACGGGCAGCCTGAAGGCCCCATCCGGGTGGCGGTGGTGGGAAGGCCCAATGCGGGTAAGTCTTCTCTGATTAACCGTCTTCTGGGAGAAGAGCGCATGGTGGTCAGTGAAGTGGCCGGAACCACCCGTGATTCCGTGGATTCTCTGGTGGAGTATGGAGGAAAAACCTACCTTTTTGTGGATACGGCAGGTATCCGGAGAAAGGGAAAGGTTACCCATCGGGTTGAAAAATATTCCGTAATTAAAGCTTTGCAAAGCCTGGAGCGATGCGACGTGGCCCTGGTACTGCTGGATGCCTCCGAGGGGGTCACGGATCAGGATGTCCGGGTGGCGGGTTATGCCAGCGACCGGGGTTGTGGCTGCATTTTTGTATGCAATAAGTGGGATTTGATGCCACCGGAAAAAAAAGATGTGAAGCGCATGAAAGAAGAGCTTGCCATGGAGGCGAAATTTTTAGGGTATGCTCCTGTGCTGACCATTTCCGCCCTTACGGGTCAACGGGTGATCAAGCTGTTTCCAATGATAGATAAGGTATATGAGCAGTATATTTCGAGGGTCGGAACCAGCCATCTCAACCGGATTATTGAAGACGCCACGGCACGGACAGAGCCCTCGCTTCACAACGGTAAGCGTATTAAGTTTTACTTTGCCTCACAGGTACGAACCTCGCCTCCTACCTTTGCTCTCGTAACCAACTATCCCGATGCTATTCATTTTTCGTATAAAAGATACCTGGTTAACCAGATTCGCGAGGCATTGGGTCTGGATATGACGCCCATCCGGATTAAATTTCAGGAGCGCAGCGGTCGAACGGATTACAGTGATAAAAGATCAAAGCCTTCGCCGGAGCTTCTTCGTAAGCTACAGGCAAAAAGGCGGAGCCGTAAGCGCAGGAACCGCTAG